A stretch of DNA from Flavobacteriaceae bacterium MAR_2009_75:
TGAAACCATCAAGAAAATTCCCGTAATACTGGGGGAAGCAGATGTTATAAAGTCTATCTTACTGCTTCCAGGTGTTACGAATGCCGGGGAAGGCGCTTCAGGGTTTAATGTTCGAGGCGGCGCTGTCGACCAAAATCTTATCTTATTGGACGAGGCTACCATTTTCAATTCTTCCCACCTCTTTGGTTTTTTCTCGGTTTTTAATCCTGATGCCATAAAAGATTTAAAATTATACAAAGGTGGTATACCTGCTCGCTATGGCGGTCGGGTTTCATCTGTTCTCAATATTTTTCAAAAAGAAGGTAATAGTAAAGAATTCAAGGTTAACGGTGGCATAGGTGCCGTTGCTAGCCGTTTGTTGGTAGAAGGCCCGATAAAAAAAGATAAAGCCGCTTTTTTAATAGGCGGTCGAGCTTCGTATGCCCACCTCTTCTTGCCACTATTCGATATTGATAATACGGCTTACTTTTATGATTTAAATACCAAGCTCAACTATAATATCAACGATAGAAACAGCATATACTTGTCAGGGTATTTTGGCCGTGATGTCTTCGGTATTAGTGAAAGCTTTGTCAATACCTATGGTAATGCTGTCGGCAATTTTAGATGGAACCATCTTTTTTCCGATAAGTTATTCTCCAATTTGTCTCTGATCTATTCCGATTACTACTACGGACTAAAGCTTGATTTTGTCGGCTTTAACTGGAATTCAGGCATACAGAACTTCAACGTTAAGTACGATTTAAAACATTATGTTAGTGATAAACTACAGGTCAATTATGGCATTAATGATATTTATTATCGATTTAACCCCGGCGAAATAGAACCTAGCAACTCAAACTCAGGAATTATCGAAGAACGCCTGACCCAAAAATATGCGAATGAATTTGCCGCTTATATTGACATCGAACATGATATTACCGAAAAGCTTAGTCTTAATTACGGGCTAAGGTTCAGTAATTTCATACGCCTTGGTCAGAGTGAGCTAAATGTCTATGAAAACGACAACCCTGTAGATTTTGACCCAGATTTGTTGATTTATAAAGCGGCTGATCCTATTGACGTAACCAGTATAAAAAAGAGTTCTAGCCTATCGACTTTCAATAATTTTGAGCCAAGAATCTCCTTGGCCTATACGATAAACGACCAAAGCTCTTTTAAAGCTAGTTATACCCGTTTGGCCCAGTATCTACATCTTTTATCAAATACTAGCTCTCCCACACCATTGGATGTGTGGACACCTAGCGGACCATTTACAAAACCACAGCTATTGGACCAATACGCTATGGGCTACTTTAAAAATATCGGCAGCGGTGAATATTCAGTAGAAACTGAAATTTTTTATAAGGATATTCAGAACCGGATCGACTATATCGATGGGGCCAATCTTATTGCCAACAATGCCATAGAATCAGTAATTTTAAATGGTGAAGCGCGAGCTTATGGTCTTGAATTATTGCTTAGAAAAAATGAAGGAAGATTTCAAGGGTGGTTGGCCTATACCCTATCAAAATCTGAACAGCGAACCCCGGGTAGAACTTCAACGGCCAGCAACGGAATATCGGCCAATGAAATAGGAATAAATTTTGGCGAATGGTACAATACACCTTACGACAAAACCCATGATGTCTCTCTATACGGTAGTTACGAATTGAATTCAAAATGGACTTTCAATTCAAATTTTATTTTTCAGACAGGGCAGCCCACCAATTACCCTGTAGGGCAATTTAATTTTCAAAATCTATCGGTACCTTATTACGGTTTGAGAAATTCAGAACGTCTACCGACCTATCACCGTTTAGACCTTTCAGCAACCCTAACGCCTAATAAAAATACAGATAAAAAATGGCAAGGGGAATGGGTATTCAGTATTTACAACGCTTACAACCGTAGAAACGCGGCATCTATCAATTTTAGACGAAATACAGATACACGAGAAAATGAAGCCGTTCGTACTTCTATTTTCGGCATTGTACCCGCTGTAACCTATAATTTTAAATTCTAAGACTATGAAAAAGTACGCTCTATACTTCATCATATTTGTTCTTTTTGTAGGCTGTGAAGATGTTATTGATATTGACACGCCATCGGAAGAACCAAGGTTATTTGTGGATGGATTGATTCGAGTAGATGAAAATATGACAACCACTAATATATCTGTAGAAGTGGGATTGACGAACGCTTTTTTCGAGTCGACCGATGCTGCTTCGGGTAGTGAGGTGGTAATACGAAATGAGTCTTATATAGGTACCGACTCTTCTGACGAAAATTTCATTGTCTTGAACGAAACTTTTCCGGGCATTTATGAAGCAACTAAAAACACCGATTTCTTTACGAGTGGTGAATTACAATTATTGATCAACCACGAAGACCAAATTTATTCGGCCGTAACGACATACGTACCGGCAGTCGCAATTGACAAGTTAGAACAAGGCGAAGGCAGCCTTTTTTCGGGGGATGAGACAGAAATTTTAGTCGCCTTTACCGATGATGGAAATCGTGATGACTTTTATCTTTTTGATTTTGACTTTAACGAATATCTCGTCACTGAAGATGAGTTCTATCAAGGACAAACTTTTGAATTCTCTTATTTTTATGATGAGGGCGTTCAAGCTGGTCGAGAAATCAGAATAAGTTTGATTGGGGTCGACGAGACTTTTTTTAATTATATGAATCAAACCATTGTACAAGCCGGTGGTGATCAAGGTCCGTTTCAAACTCCTTCAGCTACGGTGAGAGGTAACATTATAAATGTTACGAATGGCGCAAACACAGATGCTAGAAACGATTTTGCCCTAGGATATTTTGCCGTTTGCCAAACCTTTAACAAATCGATTATTATTGAATAACGTATTAACAAAGTACATTGAGAACCGATGAGAACCGATAAAGACTTACTCGTAAAGGGAATCAAATTTTTGGCCTATACCGTAGCCTTAATGTTTATGGCCCCTTTTGTAATTTATCAAGCATTTAAAAATCAAGAAAACATACTGTATTGGCCGGTCTTGGTACTTGGCTTGATTTTAGGAGTCGGCGCCATAGCTATGGGCTTCTATAGTATTAAAGTTATTTTAGACTCTTTGTTCGGTTCAAAAAAGGGAAAATAATACTAATCAATCCCGCTTTCCCTGTAGAGTCCATTTATTACTGAGTTGAGCGTAGTCATAATCCAATACCGATTCTTGTCTCTCTAAGCGATACGATGCAAAAGCTCGTTGAAGAATATCCTCTATCAAATAGTCTTCATGAACTTGGTCAGGGTGAAATTCTTCTTTTAAGCTAATACTGAACATACTGGCCGTCGTGTTGTACCAAAAGGCCCTCCAACCACTGCGAAGCTCTTTAACCAGGTCAAAACCAGTCTCACCCGTCTGTCTATAAATAAGCTTCACCAGAATCTGCCCCTCGGTTCGGGTAAGTTTCTTAAGTTCTTCCGAAAATTCTTCTTCAATAAACTTCTGTACCTTTTTTGTATACTTCTTTTGGTGCCTTTTCTTCTTTATCGTAGCAATACTATCGTTTAGCTCTACCAACCGTTCCGCAGCCAATTTGGCATATGGGTAGACCTTTATGGTCTTTCTTCTGAGAATATAATAACGTAATTTTTCTTTGTACGAGCCAAACTTGAGTTTTCCGAATAGATAGACTTCATCAAGGTCGATCGAACTTTTGAATATAGAATCACCTTCGACTATAATCATCTTTTCAGCAACCGAATCCAAAGGCTGTTCTTCTACTTGAGAGAAGCCCAAAGCACAAAAAATAAAGAATAAGAAGAAATTAACGGTTTTTTTCATGGCGGATTTAAATGCAAAAGCCTTGCCAAAATTAACGATAATTACGGCGGGTTATTATTAATTAAAAGTGAATATCGCTAAGTTTGTAGCTAAATCAATTTTAAATGGCTAACAAGAAAATTATCACAAAAAAATCTCTTGAGTTTTTTGAAAAATACTTGAATAACGCCTCCCCAACTGGTTATGAATGGGAAGGTCAGAAAATATGGATGGAATATCTAAAACCGTACGTCGATACATTTATTACCGACACTTATGGATCTGCGGTCGGGGTAATAAATCCTGATGCCAAGTATAAAGTGGTCATTGAAGGGCATTCCGATGAAATTTCTTGGTATGTGAACTACATTACCGATAACGGCTTGCTCTATGTGATTCGCAACGGAGGTAGCGACCACCAGATTGCCCCTTCTAAATGGGTTAACATACACACCAAAAACGGAATGGTCAAAGGCATATTCGGCTGGCCGGCCATTCACACTCGAGATAAATCGAAGGAAGAAGCACCAAAATTAGATAATATTTTCATCGATATTGGAGCTAAAGATAAAGAGGAAGTTGAAAAAATGGGGGTTCACGTAGGTTGTGTAATCACTTACCCTGATGAATTTCAAGTATTGAACGAAGATAAATATGTCTGCAGGGCAATTGACAACCGTGTTGGTGGTTTTATGGTTGCCGAGGTCGCGCGACTTTTACATGAAAACAAGAAAGAACTGCCGTTCGGGCTATATATCACCAATGCCGTACAAGAAGAAATCGGTCTTCGCGGTGCTGAGATGATTACCCAGACCATCAAGCCGAATGTCGCCATCATAACCGATGTCTGCCATGATACGACCACACCGATGATCGACAAGAAAACCCAAGGCCATACCGAAATTGGTTCTGGCCCCGTTATTTCTTATGCCCCTGCGGTACAGAATAAATTGCGCGAACGAATAATTGAAACTGCAGAAGATAAAAAAATACCTTTTCAGCGTATGGCGGCCTCTAGGGCTACCGGTACCGATACAGATGCTTTTGCCTATAGTAATGGCGGTGTAGCTTCGGCATTGATTTCATTGCCTCTCAGGTACATGCACACCACGGTTGAAACAGTTCACCGTGATGATGTGGAAAATGTAATTCGTTTGATTTATGAGACCTTGTTAAACATTAAAGAAGGGGAAACCTTCAGCTATTTTGACTAGAACTTACAAATCCTCTCACTCATGGGAGGATTTTTTATTTTATTCTATGGATGAATTAATTGATATTTTAAATGGTTCGGGAAACAAGACCGGGAAAACCGCAATGAAGTCTGAAGCCCATAAAAATGGATGGTACCACGAATCGGTTCATATTTGGTTTTATACAAAAAGTGGTCAAATTCTAATTCAGCAACGTGCTAAAAACAAAGAGACCCACCCCCTACTTTGGGATGTTTCAGTGGCCGGT
This window harbors:
- a CDS encoding putative aminopeptidase FrvX; protein product: MANKKIITKKSLEFFEKYLNNASPTGYEWEGQKIWMEYLKPYVDTFITDTYGSAVGVINPDAKYKVVIEGHSDEISWYVNYITDNGLLYVIRNGGSDHQIAPSKWVNIHTKNGMVKGIFGWPAIHTRDKSKEEAPKLDNIFIDIGAKDKEEVEKMGVHVGCVITYPDEFQVLNEDKYVCRAIDNRVGGFMVAEVARLLHENKKELPFGLYITNAVQEEIGLRGAEMITQTIKPNVAIITDVCHDTTTPMIDKKTQGHTEIGSGPVISYAPAVQNKLRERIIETAEDKKIPFQRMAASRATGTDTDAFAYSNGGVASALISLPLRYMHTTVETVHRDDVENVIRLIYETLLNIKEGETFSYFD
- a CDS encoding TonB-dependent receptor-like protein, with translation MARFLKVFLAFLFISQISFAQQRFTLSGTVTEASSNETLIGVTIAFPELKTGVTTNEYGFYSITLPEGEYRLQVSYLGFQDVVQDVSFSESMKMNFQMEESAELLQEVIVTEDVEKMDIRKPQMSVNAMSAETIKKIPVILGEADVIKSILLLPGVTNAGEGASGFNVRGGAVDQNLILLDEATIFNSSHLFGFFSVFNPDAIKDLKLYKGGIPARYGGRVSSVLNIFQKEGNSKEFKVNGGIGAVASRLLVEGPIKKDKAAFLIGGRASYAHLFLPLFDIDNTAYFYDLNTKLNYNINDRNSIYLSGYFGRDVFGISESFVNTYGNAVGNFRWNHLFSDKLFSNLSLIYSDYYYGLKLDFVGFNWNSGIQNFNVKYDLKHYVSDKLQVNYGINDIYYRFNPGEIEPSNSNSGIIEERLTQKYANEFAAYIDIEHDITEKLSLNYGLRFSNFIRLGQSELNVYENDNPVDFDPDLLIYKAADPIDVTSIKKSSSLSTFNNFEPRISLAYTINDQSSFKASYTRLAQYLHLLSNTSSPTPLDVWTPSGPFTKPQLLDQYAMGYFKNIGSGEYSVETEIFYKDIQNRIDYIDGANLIANNAIESVILNGEARAYGLELLLRKNEGRFQGWLAYTLSKSEQRTPGRTSTASNGISANEIGINFGEWYNTPYDKTHDVSLYGSYELNSKWTFNSNFIFQTGQPTNYPVGQFNFQNLSVPYYGLRNSERLPTYHRLDLSATLTPNKNTDKKWQGEWVFSIYNAYNRRNAASINFRRNTDTRENEAVRTSIFGIVPAVTYNFKF